From the Pseudomonas sp. VD-NE ins genome, the window GGCTGATCTCTTCAGCCACGGCGCTCTGCTGTTCGGCAGCAGCAGCGATCTGCTGGTTCATCGACTGGATGTTCGACACCGTACGGGTGATGTTTTCCAGCGACGCGCCGGCCTTGCGGGTCAGCGCTACGCTGCTGTCGGTCAGGGCGCGGCTGTTGCTCATTACCGCCGAAACCTGCTGGGTGCCGTTTTGCAGACCGGCGACGAGGCCTTCGATTTCTTCGGTGGATTTCTGCGTACGCTGAGCCAGACCACGAACTTCATCAGCGACCACGGCAAAACCACGACCGGCTTCACCGGCACGGGCGGCTTCGATCGCGGCGTTGAGCGCCAGCAGGTTGGTCTGTTCGGCCACGGCCTTGATCACGTCCATGACGCTGCCGATCTTGTCGCTTTCCTGTTGCAGCACGCTCATGGCTTCGGTCGAACGCACCACTTCGCTGGCCAGACGCTCGATCTGCGCGATGGCTTCGTTGACCACTTTGTCGCCTTCACGGGCCTCACCGTCAGCGGCGGCAGCAGCTTGCGAGGCTTCTTCGGCGTTGCGCGCGACTTCCTGCACGGTGGCGGTCATCTCGTGCATGGCGGTGGCGACCTGATCGGTCTCGATTTTCTGGCTGTTTACACCGGCGCTGGTCTGCTCGGTAACGGCCGACAGTTCTTCGGCGGCGCTGGCGATCTGGGTGACGCCGTCGCGGATGCCGCTGATCAAGTCACGCAGGGTCACGCCCATGCGCGCAATGCCTTGTTGCAGCACGCCAAGTTCGTCACGGCGGGTGACGGTGACGTTCTGGGTCAGGTCGCCGCTGGCGATGCGCTCGACGACGGCGA encodes:
- a CDS encoding methyl-accepting chemotaxis protein: MGVTLRDLISGIRDGVTQIASAAEELSAVTEQTSAGVNSQKIETDQVATAMHEMTATVQEVARNAEEASQAAAAADGEAREGDKVVNEAIAQIERLASEVVRSTEAMSVLQQESDKIGSVMDVIKAVAEQTNLLALNAAIEAARAGEAGRGFAVVADEVRGLAQRTQKSTEEIEGLVAGLQNGTQQVSAVMSNSRALTDSSVALTRKAGASLENITRTVSNIQSMNQQIAAAAEQQSAVAEEISRSIINVRDVSEQTAAASDETAASSVELARLGGQLQQMVSHFRV